In Dehalococcoidia bacterium, a single window of DNA contains:
- a CDS encoding PAC2 family protein: MQYTRVEELPELRDPLLLVAFAGWNDAAEAATASLRVLIDKWDARRFADIDAEEFYDFTSTRPIVRVGADFQRQLEWPANAYYYHRDPSLPRDLVILVGNEPHLKWKAFTGEVIDLARQCGVSMVVTLGAMLADTPHTRPVPLIGFATDAALIARLRDMNIGPTRYQGPTGILGAIHDACLREELPAISLWASVPHYLGVTQNPKVASALLHSVDSLFGLGIDLEDLDEAVKRFEEQVNTVIARNPEAAAYVRELERRVDAALGGEQPAGEEGEQVEFPSSEALIHDLEEFLRRRRGENGGSD; this comes from the coding sequence ATGCAGTATACAAGAGTCGAAGAGCTACCTGAACTGCGCGACCCCCTTCTCCTCGTCGCCTTCGCCGGCTGGAACGACGCCGCCGAAGCCGCGACCGCATCGCTGCGCGTGCTCATTGACAAGTGGGACGCCCGCCGCTTCGCCGACATCGACGCCGAGGAGTTCTACGACTTCACGAGCACGCGTCCCATCGTCCGCGTCGGCGCCGACTTCCAGCGACAGCTCGAATGGCCGGCAAACGCCTACTACTATCACAGGGACCCCTCGCTACCGCGCGATCTCGTTATCCTCGTGGGCAACGAGCCGCACCTGAAGTGGAAAGCTTTCACGGGCGAGGTGATCGATCTGGCGCGGCAGTGCGGGGTGAGCATGGTCGTGACGCTCGGCGCCATGCTCGCCGACACGCCGCATACGCGGCCGGTGCCCCTCATCGGCTTCGCCACCGACGCCGCTCTCATTGCCCGGCTCCGTGACATGAACATCGGCCCCACCCGCTACCAGGGCCCAACGGGCATACTCGGCGCCATCCACGACGCTTGTCTGCGCGAAGAGCTCCCGGCGATAAGCCTCTGGGCAAGCGTTCCCCACTACCTCGGCGTCACCCAGAACCCGAAGGTCGCCTCCGCGCTCCTCCACTCCGTCGATAGCCTGTTCGGGCTGGGGATTGACCTCGAAGACCTCGACGAGGCAGTGAAACGCTTTGAGGAGCAGGTCAACACGGTCATCGCCCGTAATCCGGAAGCGGCGGCCTACGTCCGCGAGCTCGAGCGTCGCGTCGACGCAGCGCTGGGGGGCGAGCAGCCCGCCGGCGAAGAGGGAGAGCAGGTCGAGTTCCCGTCCAGCGAAGCTCTGATACACGATCTTGAGGAGTTCCTCCGCAGGCGCCGGGGCGAGAACGGCGGCAGCGATTAG